The following are encoded together in the Halococcus salifodinae DSM 8989 genome:
- a CDS encoding cbb3-type cytochrome c oxidase subunit I has protein sequence MAGPPTDRTTDDREKLRGALRWVTTVDHEDIGLLYLVFGTTAGLLGGFDAMLLRTGLLTPSADVWGPETYNELFTTHGLTMLFLFATPVAFGLANYVVPSLIGADDMAFPRVNATAFWLLPAAFVLMRAGIVADLLGIADIHPPATGWTLYPPLSRRAPNVDLDLVLLGLHLSGVSTLLSAGNFVVTIVTERADLVGWHRLDIFSWTVLTTSGLVLFAFPVLGSAVVMLLLDRNLGTTFFAVEAGGPLLWQHLFWFFGHPEVYILALPPMGLLSHIIPKFTGRKLFGFQFVVYSTLAIGVLAFGVWAHHMFTTGIDPRLRASFMAVSLAIALPSAVKTFNWIATMWGGTIRLTAPMLFCVGAIGNFIIGGVTGVFLASVPVDLLYHGTYYVVGHFHFVLVGMVVFALFAACYYWFPLLTGRLFDPGLARAHFWLTTIGVVIAFLAMLVAGMGGLPRRMASYPVRFATTQQLATLGAYLIGFGQVLWLWNILVSWRTGRIVETADIWNLKASGAFTREWQRFEQRLEEAESRPDSAATTADDKRA, from the coding sequence ATGGCAGGACCACCCACCGACCGAACGACCGACGACCGCGAGAAACTTCGCGGTGCGCTCAGGTGGGTTACCACCGTCGATCACGAGGATATCGGGCTGCTGTATCTCGTTTTCGGGACCACAGCCGGGCTGCTCGGTGGCTTCGACGCGATGTTGCTCAGAACCGGGCTCCTCACCCCGTCGGCCGACGTCTGGGGGCCCGAGACCTACAACGAGCTGTTCACCACCCACGGCCTGACGATGCTCTTTCTCTTCGCGACCCCGGTCGCCTTTGGACTGGCGAACTACGTGGTGCCGTCGCTGATCGGCGCTGACGACATGGCGTTCCCGCGGGTCAACGCGACCGCGTTCTGGCTGCTCCCCGCGGCGTTCGTCCTCATGCGCGCCGGCATCGTCGCCGATCTGCTCGGCATCGCCGACATTCACCCACCGGCGACCGGCTGGACGCTCTACCCGCCGCTGTCGCGACGCGCCCCGAACGTCGATCTCGATCTCGTGTTGCTCGGGCTCCACTTGAGCGGCGTCAGCACGCTCCTGAGTGCGGGCAACTTCGTCGTGACGATCGTCACCGAGCGCGCCGATTTGGTCGGGTGGCACAGGCTGGACATCTTTTCGTGGACGGTGCTCACCACGAGCGGGCTCGTCCTGTTCGCGTTTCCGGTGCTCGGGAGCGCGGTCGTCATGTTGCTGCTCGATCGCAACCTCGGGACGACCTTCTTCGCGGTCGAAGCGGGCGGCCCGCTCCTCTGGCAGCATCTGTTCTGGTTCTTCGGCCATCCCGAGGTGTACATCCTCGCGCTCCCGCCGATGGGCCTGCTCAGCCACATCATCCCGAAGTTCACCGGGCGGAAGCTGTTCGGTTTCCAGTTCGTGGTCTACTCGACGCTGGCGATCGGGGTGCTCGCCTTCGGTGTGTGGGCTCATCACATGTTCACGACCGGGATCGATCCCCGGCTCCGAGCGAGCTTCATGGCGGTCTCGCTCGCGATCGCGCTGCCGAGCGCGGTCAAGACGTTCAACTGGATCGCCACCATGTGGGGCGGCACGATCCGATTGACCGCACCGATGCTGTTCTGTGTCGGCGCGATCGGGAACTTCATCATCGGCGGCGTCACCGGTGTGTTCCTGGCTTCGGTGCCCGTCGATCTGCTGTATCACGGCACGTACTACGTCGTCGGTCACTTCCACTTCGTGCTCGTCGGGATGGTGGTGTTCGCGCTGTTCGCGGCGTGTTATTACTGGTTCCCGCTCCTGACGGGCCGGCTGTTCGATCCCGGCCTCGCCCGTGCGCATTTCTGGCTGACGACGATCGGGGTGGTGATCGCTTTCCTCGCCATGCTGGTCGCCGGGATGGGCGGGCTGCCGCGACGGATGGCGTCCTATCCTGTCCGGTTCGCCACCACCCAGCAGCTCGCCACTCTCGGGGCGTACCTGATCGGGTTCGGTCAGGTGCTCTGGCTGTGGAATATATTGGTTTCGTGGCGCACAGGACGAATCGTCGAGACCGCCGACATCTGGAACCTGAAGGCAAGCGGGGCGTTCACCCGGGAGTGGCAGCGGTTCGAGCAGCGTCTGGAAGAGGCCGAATCCCGTCCCGATTCGGCGGCGACAACTGCGGATGACAAGCGTGCGTAG
- a CDS encoding heavy-metal-associated domain-containing protein, whose product MVEYTFQVADMNCRGCENMLREGVTSLQGIATVETDSPTNTLVARGESGMEDRVRQAIAEHGYSVAE is encoded by the coding sequence ATGGTGGAATACACCTTCCAAGTAGCCGATATGAACTGCCGAGGCTGTGAAAACATGCTCCGAGAAGGGGTTACCAGCTTGCAAGGCATCGCGACCGTCGAGACTGACTCGCCAACGAACACGCTCGTCGCGCGCGGCGAGTCGGGGATGGAAGACCGCGTTCGGCAGGCGATCGCCGAGCACGGCTACAGCGTCGCGGAGTAG
- a CDS encoding permease has translation MSVTASFADALRLVARMTWETWWALVLGFTLSGVVEVFVSEERMTRLLGDDGWREVALGSAFGAASSSCSYSAAGTSKSLFKKGASGVASLGAFLFASTDLVIELGLVMWVLLGWEFVVGEYLGGVIAICVLAVIFRNVVPQRWFDAAREHLHDVEETSCDACGMEADPTDEETIAAETTGGTKYFCCGGCRRAYESQHGETGGSAVSWTEKLFTVDGWDAACKKTVKDWEMLWEDIAFGFVLAGLIGAFVPEAWWAALFGAETGLQPVVFDTVIAVVIGVVTFMCSVGNVPFALVLWTNGLPFGSVLAFIYADLIIPPLVRTYRRYYGARMAAVLFASLFVAAVVAGVAAHYLLGGLGLVPPRTEVGGTLSGGYTTTLNLVLTPVFLAQVYVTYGPERMARAVRGLPRTAWRGFETVLDATDLLVQTAGAFLADLGDAGRTLGAGVRSIGAGIVTIGGAFRMALGAVRAACSTLYTEGRNLR, from the coding sequence ATGTCAGTCACTGCTTCGTTCGCCGATGCGCTCCGCCTCGTCGCCCGGATGACCTGGGAGACGTGGTGGGCACTCGTGCTCGGGTTCACCCTCTCGGGCGTAGTCGAGGTGTTCGTGAGCGAGGAGCGGATGACCCGACTGCTCGGCGACGACGGCTGGCGCGAGGTCGCGCTCGGTTCGGCGTTCGGGGCGGCCTCGTCGAGCTGTTCGTACTCCGCGGCCGGGACGAGCAAATCGTTGTTCAAGAAGGGTGCGTCGGGCGTCGCGAGCCTCGGAGCTTTCCTGTTCGCGAGCACCGACCTCGTGATCGAGCTCGGGCTCGTGATGTGGGTCCTGCTGGGCTGGGAGTTCGTGGTCGGCGAGTATCTCGGCGGCGTGATCGCGATCTGCGTGCTCGCCGTGATCTTCCGAAACGTCGTCCCCCAGCGCTGGTTCGACGCCGCGCGCGAGCATCTCCACGACGTCGAGGAGACGAGTTGCGACGCCTGCGGGATGGAGGCCGATCCGACCGACGAGGAGACGATCGCCGCCGAAACCACCGGCGGAACGAAGTACTTCTGCTGTGGTGGCTGTCGGCGTGCCTACGAGAGCCAGCACGGCGAGACGGGAGGTTCAGCAGTCTCGTGGACCGAGAAGTTGTTCACCGTCGACGGCTGGGACGCCGCCTGTAAGAAGACGGTGAAGGACTGGGAGATGCTCTGGGAGGACATCGCGTTCGGGTTCGTTCTCGCGGGGCTGATCGGCGCGTTCGTCCCCGAGGCGTGGTGGGCGGCGCTGTTCGGTGCCGAGACCGGGCTTCAACCCGTGGTGTTCGACACGGTGATCGCGGTCGTCATCGGCGTGGTGACGTTCATGTGCTCGGTCGGCAACGTGCCGTTCGCGCTCGTGCTCTGGACCAACGGACTCCCGTTCGGGAGCGTGCTCGCGTTCATCTACGCCGACCTCATCATCCCGCCGCTGGTGCGGACCTACCGGCGGTACTACGGGGCGCGGATGGCCGCCGTGCTGTTCGCCTCGCTGTTCGTCGCGGCGGTCGTCGCGGGCGTGGCCGCTCACTACCTCCTCGGCGGGCTCGGACTCGTCCCGCCACGAACCGAGGTCGGCGGCACGCTCTCGGGCGGGTACACCACGACGCTGAATCTCGTGCTCACCCCGGTGTTCCTCGCGCAGGTGTACGTCACCTACGGTCCCGAACGGATGGCGAGGGCAGTCCGTGGGCTCCCCCGAACCGCGTGGCGCGGGTTCGAGACGGTACTCGACGCGACCGATCTCCTCGTGCAGACGGCCGGCGCGTTTCTCGCCGACCTCGGCGACGCGGGCCGGACGCTCGGTGCGGGCGTGCGTTCGATCGGCGCGGGGATCGTGACCATCGGCGGCGCGTTCCGGATGGCGCTCGGAGCCGTGCGCGCCGCCTGCTCGACACTCTACACGGAGGGGCGAAACCTCCGGTAG
- a CDS encoding heavy-metal-associated domain-containing protein, whose product MRHRIDVDGMTCAGCEAIVEDKVGAVGDVTDVTADHETGVVAFATPHPTTGSYVEQVVADLGYEVIDHTAD is encoded by the coding sequence ATGCGTCACCGAATCGACGTCGACGGGATGACGTGTGCGGGATGTGAAGCGATCGTCGAAGACAAGGTGGGCGCGGTCGGCGACGTCACGGACGTGACAGCCGATCACGAGACGGGCGTGGTCGCGTTCGCCACGCCACACCCGACGACCGGAAGCTACGTTGAGCAGGTCGTCGCCGATCTCGGATACGAGGTGATCGATCACACGGCCGACTGA
- a CDS encoding PadR family transcriptional regulator, with protein MTSVRSSDSTVFGSQADRRVRVPVAASTARAVVIAMSVYDTTSDTDEPAPDLPDEPQPLAELTGFQRDVLFVVVSLDGTNPNGVEIKRELREAYDEEINHGRLYQNLRELVDEGLVEKRPVDGRTNAYRASAAAREYLEAHTAWSEWCLLDGPGEAA; from the coding sequence ATGACAAGCGTGCGTAGCAGCGATTCCACCGTGTTCGGTAGCCAGGCCGACCGCCGGGTTCGAGTCCCGGTCGCGGCGTCGACGGCGCGAGCCGTCGTGATTGCCATGTCCGTGTACGACACCACCAGCGATACCGACGAACCGGCACCCGACCTTCCGGACGAACCACAGCCCCTCGCCGAACTGACGGGGTTCCAGCGCGACGTGCTGTTCGTCGTCGTCAGCCTCGACGGGACGAATCCGAATGGCGTGGAGATCAAGCGCGAGCTCCGCGAGGCATACGACGAGGAGATCAACCACGGTCGGCTCTACCAGAACCTCCGCGAACTCGTCGACGAGGGCCTGGTCGAGAAGCGTCCGGTCGACGGGCGGACGAACGCCTACCGCGCGAGCGCGGCGGCACGGGAGTACCTCGAAGCCCACACCGCGTGGAGCGAGTGGTGTCTTCTCGATGGCCCTGGTGAGGCAGCCTGA
- a CDS encoding AEC family transporter: MAVLARLLAMLAVVLAGTGLRAIGVLDDRRTGRLNALAYYVALPALIFTATYDQSVGDLLSPALLAGLLVVLFATAALAWLVHRDRWSRARRSVAVVQSYHSNLGYLGLPLVAATFDGEVTAIASVILGIVSLVQVPLTIVVLVGINDADAQVREELRQIATNPVLASLVAGLAVGEIGVAVPSTVAAGLDGLGALALPLALLCVGASLELDLPSVDAGATLSVVALKIAAMPALAWIVFSTLGVDPAALTAGVVMFGTPTAVSTFVYTTEIGGDEGFASLNVFVTTVASIGSLFVLIHLIG, translated from the coding sequence GTGGCAGTCCTCGCTCGATTGCTTGCGATGCTCGCCGTGGTGCTGGCCGGGACCGGGCTGCGCGCGATCGGGGTTCTCGATGATCGGCGGACTGGTCGGCTGAACGCGCTCGCGTACTACGTCGCGCTCCCGGCGCTGATCTTCACCGCGACGTACGACCAGTCGGTCGGCGACCTCCTCTCGCCGGCGCTGCTCGCGGGGCTGTTGGTCGTGCTGTTCGCGACGGCGGCGCTCGCGTGGCTCGTCCACCGGGATCGGTGGTCGCGGGCGCGCCGGAGCGTCGCGGTCGTCCAGTCGTACCACTCGAACCTCGGCTATCTCGGCCTCCCACTCGTCGCCGCGACGTTCGACGGCGAGGTGACCGCGATTGCGAGCGTGATCCTCGGGATCGTCTCGCTGGTCCAGGTTCCGCTCACGATCGTCGTGCTCGTCGGGATCAACGACGCCGACGCACAGGTGCGCGAGGAACTCCGTCAGATCGCGACGAACCCCGTGCTGGCGTCGCTGGTCGCCGGACTCGCCGTCGGAGAGATCGGCGTCGCGGTTCCATCGACCGTGGCGGCCGGTCTCGACGGCCTCGGTGCGCTCGCGCTCCCGCTTGCGTTGCTCTGTGTCGGTGCGTCGCTCGAACTCGATCTGCCGTCGGTCGACGCTGGTGCGACGCTCTCGGTCGTCGCGCTCAAGATCGCCGCGATGCCGGCGCTCGCGTGGATCGTCTTCTCCACGCTCGGCGTCGATCCCGCGGCGCTGACCGCGGGCGTGGTGATGTTCGGGACGCCGACCGCGGTCTCGACGTTCGTCTACACCACCGAGATCGGCGGTGACGAGGGGTTCGCGTCGCTCAACGTCTTCGTCACGACGGTCGCCTCGATCGGGAGCCTGTTCGTTCTCATCCACCTGATCGGGTAG
- a CDS encoding MATE family efflux transporter: MLGALRDRLYAAVLHFPALLARLGLVDREKGTEAFDLAVPVMVSGGFRTLLRVTDFFMVSLALGSAAVAGLELGFQYYFIGFGLALGLSSGTISVVSRFVGAGEDARANLAIKQSLWLALSVTIPLTLVTWFEAEAMVGLLTDAPQTIALGGTYLRIVMLSVSFRFWSMIAARALQGAGDTRTPMYVRLLTIPVNIVLNAVLIFGVSVFPALGVAGAAWGTTIANVLAGVIFFVLLTSGRYSVRLRLGGTQWSTDIAREVIRVGYPLAGLQLIRTFGRFPFLFVLASLGTGVVAAYAIARRVMLLAMMPAWGYSTASSTLVGQHVGAGDAEEANDYAWQTLRIALPTQLLIAGVLVLFARPIALLFATDTPGLTVEFIRVFGLGVIAFSVSRTMRGGLRGAGDTRWPLYGTLLGTLVRLPIAALALPTTLTITVVGVSFAPGLGLGLVAVYVAMLADLYLRAGVNLFRFWTGKWKTIAARSGVGAGSD; encoded by the coding sequence ATGCTCGGAGCACTACGAGATCGGCTGTACGCTGCCGTGCTCCACTTCCCTGCGTTGCTGGCGCGGCTCGGCCTCGTCGACCGCGAGAAAGGGACCGAAGCGTTCGATCTCGCTGTCCCGGTGATGGTCTCAGGGGGATTTCGGACGCTGCTCCGAGTCACGGACTTCTTCATGGTGAGCCTCGCGCTCGGAAGCGCGGCGGTCGCCGGGCTCGAACTCGGCTTTCAGTACTACTTCATCGGCTTCGGGCTCGCGCTCGGGCTTTCGAGTGGGACGATCAGCGTCGTCTCGCGGTTCGTCGGGGCCGGCGAGGACGCGCGAGCGAACCTCGCCATCAAACAGTCGCTCTGGCTCGCGCTTTCGGTCACGATCCCGCTCACGCTCGTGACGTGGTTCGAGGCCGAGGCGATGGTCGGCCTGCTCACCGATGCCCCACAGACGATCGCCCTCGGCGGCACGTACCTCCGGATCGTGATGCTCTCGGTCTCCTTCCGGTTCTGGAGCATGATCGCCGCGCGGGCGCTCCAGGGCGCAGGCGACACCCGCACCCCGATGTACGTGCGCCTGCTCACGATCCCGGTCAACATCGTCCTGAACGCCGTCCTCATCTTCGGGGTCAGCGTGTTCCCCGCGCTCGGCGTCGCCGGCGCGGCGTGGGGTACGACGATCGCGAACGTCCTTGCGGGGGTGATCTTCTTCGTACTGCTTACTTCCGGGCGCTACTCCGTTCGGCTGCGGCTCGGGGGCACGCAGTGGTCGACCGACATCGCTCGGGAAGTGATCCGGGTCGGCTACCCGCTCGCCGGCCTCCAGCTGATCCGGACCTTTGGGAGATTCCCGTTCCTGTTCGTTCTCGCGAGCCTCGGCACGGGCGTGGTCGCCGCGTACGCGATCGCGCGGCGGGTCATGCTGCTCGCGATGATGCCGGCGTGGGGCTACTCCACCGCATCGAGCACGCTCGTGGGCCAGCACGTCGGCGCTGGCGACGCAGAGGAAGCGAACGACTACGCCTGGCAGACCCTCCGGATCGCGCTGCCGACACAGCTCCTGATCGCGGGCGTGCTCGTACTGTTCGCGCGCCCGATCGCACTGCTGTTCGCGACCGACACGCCCGGTCTCACAGTAGAATTCATTCGGGTGTTCGGGCTCGGCGTGATCGCGTTCAGCGTCTCACGGACGATGCGGGGCGGGCTCCGCGGCGCGGGCGACACCCGCTGGCCGCTCTACGGGACGCTGCTCGGCACCCTGGTTCGTCTGCCGATCGCGGCGCTCGCACTCCCGACGACGCTCACCATCACCGTCGTTGGTGTGTCGTTCGCGCCTGGTCTCGGCCTCGGCCTCGTTGCCGTCTACGTCGCGATGCTCGCGGATCTCTACCTCCGCGCGGGCGTCAACCTGTTCCGGTTCTGGACCGGGAAGTGGAAGACGATCGCGGCACGCTCCGGCGTCGGTGCCGGCAGTGACTGA
- a CDS encoding ion transporter has protein sequence MLRHLRARYRDAKRSTHLLLTVGKGGPAAQAVDWLIAGLIVCNVVAVVCGTVDPLFTRYQAVFYTFELVSVGVFTAEYVLRVWSATATEKDDHPVFGRLRFMTRPAVVIDLLAVAPFYLGTVVFVSDLRVLRALRLFRFLRLFKLARYSRSVARFERVVKRKTGDLIVAIAGTSLLLTLASSLMYFVEHDAQPEAFSSIPAALWWGVVTLTTVGYGDVYPVTPLGKLLGATVAVLGTGLVALPASILASGFIADDADTDPGPDQCPHCGHDLD, from the coding sequence ATGTTACGTCACCTTCGAGCGCGGTATCGAGACGCAAAGCGCTCGACACATCTCCTGTTGACGGTCGGCAAGGGAGGACCGGCCGCACAGGCCGTCGACTGGCTGATCGCGGGGCTCATCGTCTGCAACGTCGTCGCCGTCGTCTGTGGTACGGTCGATCCGCTGTTCACCCGCTACCAGGCCGTTTTCTATACCTTCGAACTGGTCTCGGTCGGCGTGTTCACCGCCGAGTACGTCCTCCGAGTCTGGTCCGCGACGGCGACCGAGAAGGACGACCATCCGGTTTTCGGCCGCCTGCGATTCATGACGCGGCCCGCGGTCGTGATCGACTTGCTCGCCGTCGCACCCTTCTATCTCGGCACCGTCGTGTTCGTCTCGGACCTCCGGGTGCTCCGCGCGCTCAGGCTCTTCCGGTTCCTCCGGCTGTTCAAGCTCGCGCGATACTCACGGTCGGTGGCGCGGTTCGAACGGGTGGTGAAGCGGAAAACCGGCGATCTGATCGTCGCGATCGCCGGGACGAGTCTCCTCCTCACGCTGGCATCGAGCCTGATGTACTTCGTCGAGCACGACGCCCAGCCCGAGGCGTTTTCGAGCATTCCGGCGGCGCTGTGGTGGGGCGTCGTGACCCTGACGACGGTCGGCTACGGCGATGTCTACCCCGTGACGCCGCTCGGGAAACTCCTCGGCGCGACGGTCGCGGTGCTCGGCACCGGCCTCGTCGCGCTCCCCGCCAGTATCCTCGCTTCGGGGTTCATCGCGGACGACGCCGACACCGATCCCGGCCCTGACCAGTGCCCCCACTGCGGTCACGATCTCGATTGA
- a CDS encoding MaoC/PaaZ C-terminal domain-containing protein encodes MPYSYEPHYFEDLDVGQTFESAGRTVTETDFAMHSMFTGDWTELHTNKEYSEDGPFGARIAQGPMTFILSTGLFQRTGIVERTVVAFLGMNYMDIPNPVFIGDTVSADFEVTEKRDLDSRDDAGLVVIDSEMTNQDGESVFAGDMKFLFKTRE; translated from the coding sequence ATGCCCTACAGCTACGAGCCGCACTACTTCGAGGACTTGGACGTGGGCCAGACCTTCGAGAGCGCCGGACGAACGGTGACGGAGACCGATTTCGCGATGCACTCGATGTTCACCGGCGACTGGACCGAACTCCACACCAACAAGGAGTATTCCGAGGACGGCCCGTTCGGCGCGCGGATCGCCCAGGGGCCGATGACGTTCATCCTCTCCACGGGACTCTTCCAGCGGACGGGGATCGTCGAGCGCACGGTCGTAGCCTTCCTCGGCATGAACTACATGGATATTCCGAATCCGGTGTTCATCGGCGACACCGTGAGCGCCGACTTCGAGGTGACCGAGAAACGCGATCTCGACAGCCGCGACGACGCCGGCCTCGTGGTGATCGACAGCGAGATGACCAACCAGGACGGCGAGTCGGTGTTCGCCGGCGATATGAAGTTCCTGTTCAAGACCAGAGAATAA
- a CDS encoding ATP-binding protein — protein sequence MAQEEREQRIVVTEDGRALPTVEILTGRGFVTGKSGSGKSNTASVITEQLLTDGYNLLIVDTEGEYYGLKERFEVLHVGADEFCDVEVAPDDAESIAEAALVENVPVILDVSGYFDGEEAETLIHDVVAHLFRKEKRERKPFLLLIEEMQEYLPQSGGGTDLAKLLKRIGKRGRKRGFGICGMSQRPSSVDKDFITQCDWLVWHRLTWKNDVSIAGDVLGSERADMIQDFDAGEGFLLTDWDDAVDRVRFRRKATHDAGATPGLDSYDSPAGSGAADALRSDGSPLDTDPESAHVDPEHDAPNRADSDWGAESAAGEQATVTSNTDLDEAVDAASPDLDGDRALDNMDSTELEAAVEREQQRNRALENEVAELRATQADHPAASDANDDPTGRDTGSRARRVIDIPNDIVSSPRQRPTPPTPPATAEDHTGVGEVIAEVGDLSLFLLRSLGYRLRLGSYLLRRRLAGDDR from the coding sequence ATGGCCCAAGAGGAGCGCGAACAGCGTATCGTCGTGACCGAGGACGGCAGGGCGCTCCCGACCGTCGAAATCCTCACGGGGCGCGGATTTGTCACTGGGAAATCGGGAAGCGGAAAGTCGAACACCGCGAGCGTGATCACCGAGCAGCTGCTCACGGACGGGTACAACCTCCTGATCGTCGACACCGAGGGCGAGTACTACGGGCTGAAGGAACGGTTCGAGGTGCTCCACGTCGGTGCCGACGAGTTCTGTGACGTCGAGGTCGCGCCCGACGACGCCGAATCGATCGCCGAGGCCGCCCTCGTCGAGAACGTGCCCGTGATCCTCGACGTATCGGGCTACTTCGACGGCGAAGAGGCCGAAACGCTGATCCACGACGTGGTTGCCCACCTCTTTCGAAAGGAGAAACGCGAGCGCAAGCCGTTCTTGCTCCTGATCGAGGAGATGCAGGAGTACCTCCCGCAGTCCGGCGGCGGCACCGATCTCGCGAAACTCCTGAAACGGATCGGCAAGCGCGGCCGGAAGCGCGGGTTCGGCATCTGCGGGATGTCACAGCGCCCCTCGTCGGTCGACAAGGACTTCATCACCCAGTGTGACTGGCTGGTCTGGCACCGTTTGACGTGGAAGAACGACGTCTCGATCGCGGGTGACGTGCTCGGCTCGGAACGCGCCGACATGATTCAGGACTTCGACGCGGGCGAGGGGTTCCTCCTCACGGACTGGGACGATGCGGTTGATCGCGTCCGATTCCGGCGGAAAGCCACCCACGACGCGGGCGCGACGCCGGGTCTCGATTCGTACGACTCGCCGGCCGGAAGCGGCGCGGCCGACGCACTCCGCTCGGATGGATCGCCGCTCGACACCGACCCCGAGTCGGCACACGTCGATCCGGAGCACGACGCACCGAACCGTGCCGATTCGGACTGGGGGGCCGAGTCGGCGGCAGGCGAGCAGGCGACGGTGACGTCGAACACCGATCTCGACGAGGCGGTGGACGCCGCGTCACCCGATCTCGACGGCGACCGAGCGCTCGACAACATGGACTCGACCGAGCTCGAAGCCGCGGTCGAGCGAGAGCAACAGCGGAATCGTGCGCTCGAAAACGAAGTCGCCGAGCTTCGAGCTACTCAAGCCGACCACCCCGCAGCCAGCGACGCTAATGACGATCCCACCGGCAGGGACACCGGATCGCGGGCTAGACGCGTGATCGATATCCCGAACGACATCGTGTCGTCGCCGCGCCAGCGTCCGACGCCGCCGACCCCGCCGGCTACCGCGGAGGACCACACCGGCGTCGGCGAAGTCATCGCCGAAGTCGGCGATCTCTCGCTGTTCTTGCTTCGGTCGCTCGGCTATCGCCTCCGGCTGGGATCGTACCTGCTCCGTCGGCGACTCGCTGGCGACGATCGGTAA
- a CDS encoding TIGR00341 family protein — MARKDMRLVEIITMSESTRETVLDVLDANDLDYTVSDHTDDPDTSATISFPLPSHTVEPIQNELAALDLGEDMYTVVVEPETITSDRLGESDDLYKQVEGLGHQGISRSELHSKAADLIPDLVIYSLMTAISAVVATAGVMLESTAVLVGSMVIAPLIGPPMATSVATVIDDQKLFARSLKFQAIGGVVAIASAVGFALLIRSTQFIPTGLNVDRVLQLSNHTAPSFLLVVIALSAGFAGAISLSTSATIGLVGVMIAAAVIPPLGVVGVGIAWGRPTAVLGSAAVVLLNILSINLAAIICLWYLGYHPQSWSELRKARSTMLRRVIVLATAVIVLATFLAHLATGTLAGLAGLLL, encoded by the coding sequence ATGGCCCGCAAGGACATGCGGCTGGTCGAGATCATCACGATGTCCGAAAGCACCCGCGAGACGGTGCTCGACGTGCTCGACGCGAACGATCTCGACTACACGGTCTCCGACCACACCGACGATCCTGATACGTCGGCAACGATCTCGTTCCCGCTGCCGTCACACACCGTCGAACCGATCCAGAACGAGCTCGCGGCGCTCGATCTCGGCGAGGACATGTACACCGTCGTGGTCGAGCCCGAGACGATCACCTCGGATCGACTGGGCGAGTCAGACGACCTCTACAAGCAGGTCGAAGGGCTCGGCCATCAGGGGATCTCACGGAGCGAGCTCCACTCGAAGGCGGCCGATCTCATCCCCGACCTCGTGATCTACTCGCTGATGACCGCGATCAGCGCGGTGGTCGCCACAGCGGGGGTGATGCTCGAATCGACTGCCGTGTTGGTCGGCTCGATGGTGATCGCACCGCTGATCGGGCCGCCGATGGCGACCAGCGTGGCGACGGTCATCGACGACCAGAAACTCTTTGCTCGGAGCCTGAAGTTCCAAGCGATCGGCGGGGTGGTGGCGATCGCCAGCGCGGTCGGATTTGCCCTCTTGATCCGCTCGACCCAGTTCATTCCCACGGGATTGAACGTCGATCGGGTGCTCCAGCTCAGCAACCACACCGCGCCGAGCTTCCTGCTAGTGGTGATCGCGCTGAGCGCGGGCTTTGCGGGCGCGATCAGCCTCTCGACCAGCGCGACCATCGGGCTCGTGGGGGTGATGATCGCCGCCGCCGTGATCCCGCCGCTCGGGGTCGTCGGCGTCGGGATCGCGTGGGGACGACCGACCGCCGTTCTCGGCTCCGCCGCCGTCGTCCTCCTCAACATCCTCTCGATCAACCTCGCCGCGATCATCTGCCTCTGGTATCTCGGCTACCACCCACAGAGCTGGTCGGAGCTCCGGAAAGCCCGGAGCACGATGCTGCGGCGGGTGATCGTGCTCGCGACCGCGGTGATCGTGCTCGCGACCTTCCTCGCGCATCTCGCGACCGGCACGCTAGCCGGCCTCGCCGGACTGCTCCTGTAA